A genomic segment from Salvia splendens isolate huo1 unplaced genomic scaffold, SspV2 ctg686, whole genome shotgun sequence encodes:
- the LOC121790965 gene encoding gibberellin 2-beta-dioxygenase 1-like has protein sequence MLVHSKPPAMEQLSKPNHHRAAFIPLIDLSKPDTKAQLVRACEDFGFFKVINHGVPADLIRDLESEALRFFSLPLSVKAQAGPPDPFGYGDKKIGHNGDVGWLEYLLLTTNSSADYHKFSAIFGLAAEKFRCLVNKYIAAVRKMACEILEMVAEGLRIQQRDAFSKLLMDEQSDSVFRVNHYPPIPGFLESDGRNLIGFGEHTDPQIISVLRSNNISGLQISLKDGRWISVPPDHNSFFINVGDSLQVMTNGRFKSVKHRVVANGSKSRLSMIYFGGPPLSEKIAPLASLMQGEEDSLYKEFTWFEYKKSAHKSKLAVNRLGLFEKIVAS, from the exons ATGCTAGTCCACTCCAAACCGCCAGCAATGGAACAGTTGTCCAAACCTAACCACCACCGAGCCGCATTCATCCCCCTCATCGACCTCTCCAAGCCTGACACCAAAGCTCAGCTCGTCCGAGCCTGCGAGGACTTCGGCTTCTTCAAAGTCATCAACCACGGCGTCCCCGCCGACCTCATCCGCGACCTCGAATCCGAAGCTCTCCGCTtcttctccctccctctctccgTCAAGGCCCAAGCCGGCCCACCCGACCCCTTCGGCTATGGGGACAAGAAGATCGGCCACAATGGCGATGTCGGGTGGCTCGAATACCTCCTCCTCACCACCAACTCCAGCGCCGATTACCATAAATTCTCCGCCATCTTTGGCCTCGCTGCCGAGAAATTCCG TTGTCTGGTGAACAAATACATCGCTGCGGTGAGGAAGATGGCCTGCGAGATTCTCGAAATGGTGGCGGAGGGGCTGAGGATTCAGCAGAGGGATGCGTTCAGCAAGCTGCTGATGGATGAGCAGAGCGACTCTGTTTTTCGGGTGAACCACTACCCTCCGATCCCGGGCTTTCTCGAATCCGATGGCCGGAATTTGATTGGATTCGGCGAGCACACCGACCCTCAGATCATCTCCGTGCTACGATCCAACAACATTTCCGGCCTCCAAATCTCCCTCAAAGATGGCCGGTGGATCTCCGTCCCGCCCGACCACAACTCTTTCTTCATTAACGTCGGTGACTCATTACAG GTAATGACTAACGGAAGGTTCAAGAGTGTGAAACATAGAGTAGTGGCCAACGGATCGAAATCGAGACTATCGATGATTTACTTTGGAGGGCCACCATTGAGTGAAAAGATAGCTCCATTGGCATCACTCATGCAAGGGGAAGAAGATAGCTTGTACAAGGAATTTACATGGTTTGAATACAAGAAATCGGCTCATAAGTCAAAATTAGCTGTTAATAGATTAGGTCTCTTTGAGAAGATTGTAGCCTCATGA